The following proteins are co-located in the Massilia litorea genome:
- the recX gene encoding recombination regulator RecX: protein MRQPVLSLKARALRFLSMREHSRLELKRKLARHAEEGDDIDALLDFLEKNNWLSQERFAESLIHRKASRFGNSRVMAELQSHGVNGEALAELKSGLAESETARAVEVWQRKFGTVAQDAAERSKQMRFLMARGFSSGAVRTALKGAPEDDEF, encoded by the coding sequence ATGCGCCAACCAGTACTGAGTCTGAAAGCCCGAGCCCTGCGCTTCCTCTCCATGAGGGAGCACAGCCGGCTCGAGCTCAAGCGCAAACTGGCGCGCCATGCGGAGGAGGGCGACGACATCGACGCCCTCCTCGATTTTCTGGAAAAGAACAACTGGCTGTCGCAGGAGCGTTTTGCTGAATCCTTGATTCATCGAAAGGCTTCCCGCTTCGGCAACAGCCGTGTGATGGCCGAGCTGCAAAGCCATGGCGTCAACGGAGAAGCGCTGGCCGAACTGAAGTCCGGCCTGGCCGAGAGCGAAACCGCGCGTGCGGTCGAGGTCTGGCAACGCAAGTTCGGCACCGTCGCGCAAGACGCGGCCGAGCGCAGCAAGCAGATGCGGTTTTTAATGGCGCGCGGTTTTTCGAGCGGCGCCGTGCGCACCGCCCTGAAAGGGGCGCCCGAGGACGACGAGTTTTAA
- a CDS encoding DUF2889 domain-containing protein, which translates to MPLSPPAPRSLRHTRAITVEAYARDDGLWDLDARIRDIKAQDIVLASGKRPAGTAVHDLSLRITINRDLEIVDAEAASDSVPYPGYCDVIGPAYKKLVGLSLVKHFRLHLKDRLSGVLGCTHLTELAQVLPTAAIQAFADDEFETRNAAKDGEAARPYEIDRCHALRADGPAVAKYYPRWVIKAVQG; encoded by the coding sequence ATGCCTCTGTCACCTCCCGCCCCGCGCTCCCTGCGGCATACACGCGCCATCACGGTCGAAGCGTACGCGCGCGACGATGGCCTGTGGGATCTTGACGCGCGTATCCGCGACATCAAGGCGCAAGACATCGTCCTCGCTTCCGGCAAGCGCCCAGCCGGCACGGCCGTGCACGACCTGAGCCTGCGCATCACCATCAACCGCGACCTCGAGATCGTCGATGCCGAAGCCGCATCCGACTCGGTGCCGTATCCCGGTTACTGCGACGTCATCGGCCCCGCTTACAAGAAGCTGGTCGGGCTGTCGCTCGTTAAACATTTCCGGTTGCACCTGAAAGACCGCCTCTCGGGCGTGCTCGGCTGCACCCACCTGACCGAACTGGCGCAGGTTTTGCCCACCGCGGCAATCCAGGCCTTCGCCGATGACGAGTTCGAGACACGCAACGCCGCCAAGGATGGCGAGGCTGCGCGTCCGTACGAAATCGACCGCTGCCACGCGCTGCGCGCCGACGGCCCCGCTGTGGCAAAGT